The sequence below is a genomic window from Flavobacterium keumense.
GTTTTTGGCAGTGCTGACTTTGAGAGCTATTTAATGTTGCAAAAAGACGAAATTCAATTGCATTTTTTTGAATTCCCCAATCTAAATCCAATGGAAAATTATGGACAAGTCTACATCCGTACGAAAAATATAGAAGACATATACAATCATTTTATAGCAAACAATGTAGCCATTCATCCCGCAGGACAGCTTGAAACCAAACCTTGGAAACAAAAAGAATTCTCTCTCCTCGATCCCGATCATAATCTATTGACTTTTGGAGAAAGTGTTTAGTTTAGTAATACGTGATAGTAAAGAAACTTGAAACTTTGAAACGCTGAAACCTGAAACCTGAAACCTGAAACTCTGAAACCAAAAACTTTTTCCAAAAATCTCAATTATTTATAAGAAATTTGCAGCCTTATTTTTCTAAAAGAAAGTAATCCAATAATGAAAAAGAAAATCGAAATACTAGCGCCTGCCAAAGACTTATTGCATGGTATGGCTGCTATCAATAGCGGTGCCGATGCTGTGTATATTGGAGCTCCACAATTTGGAGCGCGTTCCAACGCTCACAATTCCATCGAAGATGTCGCGGCCTTAGTTCAATATGCCCATTTGTATCACGCCCAAGTTTTTGTAGTAATCAATACCATTTTATACGACAACGAGCTTGAAACCTGTCGCCAAATGATTTGGAAATTGTACCACATTGGGGTGGATGCTTTGATTATTCAGGACATGGCAATTATGGAGATGGAGCTACCCCCTATTGTGTTACATGCCAGTACCCAAGCCAATAACCGAGATCCAAAAAATATTAAATTCCTTGCCGATGCAGGAATCAAACGTGTAGTTTTAGCACGAGAATTGAACTTACACCAAATCAAAGAAATCAGCGAAGCAACCGATGTCGAATTGGAATTCTTCGTAACGGGCGCTTTGTGTGTTTCCTTTAGCGGGAATTGTTATATGAGTGTGGCCAATGGCGAACGTTCTGCCAATCGAGGTTCGTGTGCTCAAAACTGCCGTTTGCCCTACAATTTAATTGACGGTCACGGCGAAACCTTAATCAAAAACAGTCACTTGCTTTCCATCAAAGATTTTGATGTAACCGACCAAATCCCAAACTTGATCGAAGCTGGAATCGTATCTTTTAAAATTGAAGGCCGATTGAAAGACATTGTTTATGTTAAAAATAATGTGTCGTTCCTTAGAAAAAAACTAGACGCCTTCTTAGAACAAAATCCCAATTATACAAAAGCGTCTTCGGGTAAATGTACCTTCACTTTCGATTCGGAGTTGAACCGCACTTTCAACCGTGGTTACACTGACTATTTCGTCAACGAAAGACACCAATCCATCGGTTCTTGGGAAAGCCCAAAATCCAAAGGACAATATATTGGAAAATTGATCCGAACTATTGGCAACTCCTACGAAATTGAGAATGGTCATTTACTCAACAATGGCGATGGTTTGTGTTTTATAAACGAGAACAACGAAGCTGACGGAATTTATGTAAACAAGGCCGAAAACGGCATTATTTACCCCAACGTTTTAAAAGAAATCAAAGACGGAACTTTCATTTACCGAAACAACGACGCAGCTTTCATCAAAATTGTAGAGCGCGAAGACAGTGCCGTGAGAAAAATTAGTACATCTTTGGTTTTAACCGAAAACGAAACTGGTTTTGTACTCACCGCAACTGATGAAGATGGTTATGTAAGCAATGTCCAATTGGAACATGCCAAAGAAACCACCAAAAATAATTTGTCCATAGAAGAAAACATCAAAACACAGTTAGCCAAAACGGGTTTTACACCTTACACAGCAGACGAAATTACAATTCAGTTTTCAGAAAATTGGTTTTTGCCGATTTCAAAAGTCAACGAAATGCGTCGCACCGTATACGAGCAATTGACCGAAATTCGTCTAGCCAATTACAAGCGAGAGGAACACCAAATCGTAAAAACCAATCATCCGTTTCCTGTGGCCCAATTGGATTTCACGTATAATGTTTCCAATAAATTGGCACGAAA
It includes:
- a CDS encoding peptidase U32 family protein, producing the protein MKKKIEILAPAKDLLHGMAAINSGADAVYIGAPQFGARSNAHNSIEDVAALVQYAHLYHAQVFVVINTILYDNELETCRQMIWKLYHIGVDALIIQDMAIMEMELPPIVLHASTQANNRDPKNIKFLADAGIKRVVLARELNLHQIKEISEATDVELEFFVTGALCVSFSGNCYMSVANGERSANRGSCAQNCRLPYNLIDGHGETLIKNSHLLSIKDFDVTDQIPNLIEAGIVSFKIEGRLKDIVYVKNNVSFLRKKLDAFLEQNPNYTKASSGKCTFTFDSELNRTFNRGYTDYFVNERHQSIGSWESPKSKGQYIGKLIRTIGNSYEIENGHLLNNGDGLCFINENNEADGIYVNKAENGIIYPNVLKEIKDGTFIYRNNDAAFIKIVEREDSAVRKISTSLVLTENETGFVLTATDEDGYVSNVQLEHAKETTKNNLSIEENIKTQLAKTGFTPYTADEITIQFSENWFLPISKVNEMRRTVYEQLTEIRLANYKREEHQIVKTNHPFPVAQLDFTYNVSNKLARKFYERHGVTEIEKAFELQWDPGKSRVMTTKYCIKYELERCPKYHPEHRDKKVKEPLVLKQGELEYKLKFNCKPCEMEIWEKDAEFEIEEED
- a CDS encoding bleomycin resistance protein, producing the protein MLKQTHPKLPMRNKAITKDFYCNQLDFEVFGSADFESYLMLQKDEIQLHFFEFPNLNPMENYGQVYIRTKNIEDIYNHFIANNVAIHPAGQLETKPWKQKEFSLLDPDHNLLTFGESV